The Helianthus annuus cultivar XRQ/B chromosome 16, HanXRQr2.0-SUNRISE, whole genome shotgun sequence genome includes a window with the following:
- the LOC110916105 gene encoding histone H3.3: protein MARTKQTARKSTGGKAPRKQLATKAARKSAPTTGGVKKPHRYRPGTVALREIRKYQKSTELLIRKLPFQRLVREIAQDFKTDLRFQSHAVLALQEAAEAYLVGLFEDTNLCAIHAKRVTIMPKDIQLARRIRGERA from the exons ATGGCCCGTACAAAGCAGACTGCTCGTAAATCCACCGGTGGAAAAGCTCCGCGTAAACAGCTTGCTACTAAG GCTGCTAGGAAATCTGCTCCGACAACCGGAGGAGTGAAGAAGCCTCACCGTTACCGTCCTGGAACCGTCGCTCTTCG TGAGATCCGTAAGTACCAAAAGAGCACAGAGCTTCTCATCCGCAAGTTGCCTTTCCAGAGGCTTGTTCGTGAAATCGCTCAGGATTTCAAG ACTGACCTGAGGTTTCAGAGCCATGCTGTGTTGGCCCTTCAGGAGGCTGCTGAAGCTTACCTTGTGGGTCTGTTTGAGGACACAAACTTGTGTGCCATCCATGCCAAGAGGGTGACCATCATGCCCAAAGACATCCAGTTGGCCAGGCGTATCCGTGGGGAGCGTGCTTAA